Proteins from a single region of Salipiger sp. H15:
- a CDS encoding glycosyltransferase family 4 protein, which translates to MAVDPVSRDVALSPLVQSQTRHRVLAIAEAANPEWVSVPLVGWSLATALREVADVHIVTQVRNRDAFLRAGMIEGQDFTAIDSEAFARPMWKLAELLRMGEGKGWTMVQAVNALSYPYFERLVWQRFGASIRAGDWDIVHRITPLSPTIASPLAGHCARAGVPFVLGPLNGGVPWPKSFDAERRREKEWLSYLRGAYKALPGRGATLRHAQAILAGSRHTASEIPSRYREKLVYLPENAIDPARFNKRAAPAPGPLRAGFVGRLVPYKGPDMLLEAAAPLLRDGRLRLEMIGDGPMRAELAAQAARLGIEEAVTFHGWLEHRAVQDVLCGCHLLSFPSIREFGGGVVLEAMALGVVPMVVDYAGPGELVTADTGFRLPCGDRAAITAGFRAALEALAADPGPLPAMSAAARARVHDGFTWAQKAAQVAQVYDWVAAGRPGTPPAPL; encoded by the coding sequence ATGGCGGTCGATCCTGTGAGCCGCGACGTCGCACTCTCCCCGCTGGTGCAGAGCCAGACCCGGCACCGTGTGCTTGCCATCGCCGAGGCGGCGAACCCCGAATGGGTCAGCGTCCCGCTGGTCGGCTGGTCGCTGGCCACGGCGCTGCGCGAGGTGGCCGACGTCCACATCGTCACGCAGGTGCGCAATCGCGACGCCTTCCTGCGCGCCGGGATGATCGAGGGGCAGGACTTCACCGCCATCGATTCCGAGGCCTTCGCCCGGCCGATGTGGAAGCTCGCCGAGCTGCTGCGCATGGGCGAGGGCAAGGGCTGGACCATGGTGCAGGCGGTCAACGCGCTGAGCTATCCCTATTTCGAGCGGCTGGTCTGGCAGCGCTTCGGCGCGTCGATCCGCGCCGGAGACTGGGACATCGTGCACCGCATCACCCCGCTCAGCCCGACCATCGCCTCGCCGCTCGCCGGGCATTGCGCGCGCGCCGGCGTGCCCTTCGTGCTCGGGCCGCTCAACGGCGGCGTGCCCTGGCCGAAGAGCTTCGACGCCGAGCGGCGGCGCGAGAAGGAATGGCTGAGCTACCTGCGCGGCGCCTACAAGGCCCTGCCCGGCCGCGGCGCCACGCTGCGCCATGCGCAGGCGATCCTCGCCGGATCGCGTCACACGGCCTCCGAGATTCCCTCCCGATATCGGGAAAAGCTCGTCTACCTGCCCGAAAATGCCATCGACCCGGCGCGGTTCAACAAGCGCGCCGCGCCCGCGCCCGGCCCGCTGCGCGCCGGTTTCGTCGGGCGGCTGGTGCCCTACAAGGGGCCGGACATGCTGCTCGAGGCGGCCGCACCGCTGCTGCGCGACGGGCGCCTGCGGCTCGAGATGATCGGCGACGGGCCGATGCGCGCGGAACTCGCGGCGCAGGCGGCCCGGCTCGGCATCGAGGAAGCGGTCACCTTCCACGGCTGGCTCGAGCATCGCGCGGTGCAGGACGTGCTCTGCGGCTGCCACCTGCTGAGCTTCCCCTCGATCCGCGAATTCGGCGGCGGCGTGGTGCTGGAAGCCATGGCGCTGGGGGTGGTGCCGATGGTCGTCGACTATGCCGGGCCGGGCGAGCTGGTCACCGCGGACACCGGCTTCCGGCTGCCCTGCGGCGACCGCGCCGCGATCACCGCCGGGTTCCGCGCCGCGCTCGAGGCGCTTGCCGCCGACCCGGGCCCGCTTCCCGCCATGTCCGCCGCCGCGCGGGCGCGGGTGCATGACGGCTTCACCTGGGCGCAGAAGGCCGCGCAGGTGGCGCAGGTCTACGACTGGGTCGCGGCCGGACGGCCCGGCACCCCTCCGGCGCCGCTGTGA
- a CDS encoding acyltransferase family protein: MPYRPDIDGLRAIAVLTVVLYHFGLPWLGGGFTGVDVFFVISGFLIGGILWRDYEAEGRIRLGAFYLRRFRRLAPAFFTMVLVTSALGAALLLPFEFRAFGKSLIAATVYLSNVLFFRESGYFDTGAAEKPLLHTWSLAVEEQFYIFLPLLILVLARNRTLLLMALATIWVASLASSVLATPSHPGAAFYLFPFRAWELLSGVLLAIWGLETGRVWRGHPALSWAGLALVLGSALLIPAGPMFPGLLAIPPVLGAVLLIANGTGRNPVNRALAHPAALFFGRISYSLYLWHWPVLTLSLYLRGTYSGPAEALCWMALSVALAWLSWRYVETPMRRVRLPSAAIYGGTALASAATLAIGGWLYLGDGLAGRFGPAARTHIAASADFLQDWSRCTTPTSGPLMGIETCPIGPEGAPQVLIWGDSHLRAFQDGLALAAQEAGVPGLIIWRAGCPPLFGIRKTESAATPAQDLACSRANLQIRQALPALPELQRIALIGRWTYYAHGTGIGRDANNTITVLPADAPTPTAVPQAQIVAEAARATVAELRGALPEVIVMRQPPEIPAYDSRAAAREAAHAGWPLAPAPTTSPDVPRAALAQRATEAEAPWRAMAEAGEITFIDTWPRFCDAETCHALRDGAGWYFDNNHITNTAARALRDLFGPIFGTKVAGL; encoded by the coding sequence ATGCCCTACCGCCCCGACATCGACGGCCTCCGGGCCATCGCGGTGCTGACCGTGGTGCTCTACCATTTCGGCCTTCCCTGGCTCGGCGGCGGCTTCACCGGCGTCGACGTGTTCTTCGTCATCTCGGGCTTCCTGATCGGCGGCATCCTCTGGCGCGACTACGAGGCCGAGGGGCGCATCCGCCTCGGCGCCTTCTACCTGCGCCGCTTCCGCCGCCTCGCCCCGGCCTTCTTCACCATGGTGCTGGTCACCTCGGCGCTCGGCGCGGCGCTACTGCTGCCCTTCGAGTTCCGCGCCTTCGGCAAGAGCCTGATCGCCGCCACGGTCTACCTGTCGAACGTGCTCTTCTTCCGCGAGTCCGGCTACTTCGACACCGGCGCGGCGGAAAAGCCGCTGCTGCACACCTGGTCGCTGGCGGTCGAGGAACAGTTCTACATCTTCCTGCCGCTGCTGATCCTCGTGCTCGCGCGCAACCGCACGCTGCTGTTGATGGCGCTGGCGACGATCTGGGTCGCCTCGCTGGCCTCGAGCGTCCTTGCCACCCCCAGCCATCCCGGCGCGGCCTTCTACCTCTTCCCCTTCCGCGCCTGGGAGCTGCTGTCGGGCGTGCTGCTGGCGATCTGGGGGCTCGAGACGGGGCGCGTCTGGCGCGGCCACCCGGCGCTCAGCTGGGCAGGTCTCGCGCTGGTGCTGGGCTCGGCGCTGCTGATCCCCGCCGGGCCGATGTTCCCCGGACTGCTGGCCATCCCGCCGGTGCTGGGCGCGGTGCTGCTGATCGCCAACGGCACCGGGCGCAACCCGGTCAACCGGGCCCTCGCCCATCCCGCCGCGCTGTTCTTCGGGCGCATCTCCTACTCGCTCTACCTCTGGCACTGGCCGGTGCTCACCCTGTCGCTCTACCTGCGCGGCACCTATTCCGGCCCGGCCGAGGCGCTGTGCTGGATGGCGCTTTCGGTGGCGCTGGCCTGGCTCTCCTGGCGCTATGTCGAGACCCCGATGCGCCGCGTCCGCCTGCCCTCCGCCGCGATCTACGGCGGCACCGCGCTCGCCTCGGCGGCGACGCTGGCGATCGGCGGCTGGCTCTATCTCGGCGACGGTCTGGCCGGGCGCTTCGGCCCCGCCGCGCGCACGCACATCGCCGCCTCGGCCGACTTCCTGCAGGACTGGAGCCGCTGCACCACGCCGACGAGCGGCCCGCTGATGGGCATCGAGACCTGCCCGATCGGCCCCGAAGGCGCGCCGCAGGTGCTGATCTGGGGCGACAGCCACCTGCGCGCCTTCCAGGACGGGCTCGCGCTCGCCGCGCAGGAGGCGGGGGTGCCCGGGCTGATCATCTGGCGCGCGGGCTGCCCGCCGCTCTTCGGCATCCGCAAGACCGAGAGCGCTGCAACCCCGGCGCAGGATCTCGCCTGCAGCCGCGCCAACCTGCAGATCCGCCAGGCATTGCCCGCCCTGCCCGAGTTGCAGCGCATCGCGCTGATCGGCCGCTGGACCTATTACGCCCATGGCACCGGCATCGGGCGCGACGCGAACAACACCATCACCGTCCTGCCCGCCGACGCGCCGACCCCCACGGCGGTGCCGCAGGCGCAGATCGTCGCCGAGGCCGCCCGCGCCACCGTGGCCGAGCTGCGCGGCGCGCTGCCCGAGGTGATCGTGATGCGCCAGCCCCCCGAGATCCCCGCCTATGACAGCCGCGCCGCCGCGCGCGAGGCCGCCCACGCGGGCTGGCCGCTGGCCCCCGCCCCGACGACCTCGCCCGACGTGCCCCGCGCGGCGCTGGCGCAGCGCGCGACCGAGGCCGAGGCGCCGTGGCGCGCCATGGCCGAGGCCGGCGAGATCACCTTCATCGACACCTGGCCCCGCTTCTGCGACGCCGAGACCTGCCACGCGCTGCGGGACGGTGCCGGCTGGTATTTCGACAACAACCACATCACCAACACCGCCGCCCGGGCGCTGCGCGATCTCTTTGGCCCGATCTTCGGCACCAAGGTGGCCGGCCTGTGA
- a CDS encoding GMC family oxidoreductase — MTTAPSDTNWDTIVIGTGIGGGTLGRALAEAGQKVLFVERGPAGQRAARNGLSEVFVPEARLARGLWPEPLHATVDGVETSFYAPLGAGPGGSSVFYAATLERPERHDLDDLPGLPHPAGGWPVGFDAMRPWYDRAAGLYRLHGTPDPLSSEPAPPLRAPPPLTATEAALFAALQAGGLHPYHAHTAIDRTPDCLNCLGTKCPRACKMDGRSAGVEPALATGNAMLLDRAEVTRLLGSGDRVEGIEVRRDGETRVLRARSYVLAAGALNSPRLLLASASEAWPAGAANGSGLVGRNLMFHLNEIFALWPPRGTPDAGATKAVALRDLYRAGETRMGAVQAMGIRASYGEIAFYLDRRLSRSALRRVPGRGLLTRLAAATAASLLGHAQIFVGLLEDLPYPENRVTHDPAQPQRLSVDYTLHPELLARRRAFRRAISGALKGQRRLLLGQGPELNFGHPSGTLRFGTDPATSVLDADCRAHGLRNLRVADASFMPSSMGVNPSLTIAANALRVAHSLLEDPDR; from the coding sequence GTGACCACCGCGCCGAGCGACACGAACTGGGACACCATCGTCATCGGCACCGGCATCGGCGGCGGCACGCTCGGCCGGGCGCTGGCCGAGGCCGGGCAGAAGGTGCTCTTCGTCGAACGCGGCCCCGCCGGGCAACGCGCCGCGCGCAACGGGCTCTCCGAGGTCTTCGTCCCCGAGGCACGGCTGGCGCGGGGTCTCTGGCCCGAGCCCCTGCACGCGACGGTGGACGGGGTCGAGACCTCGTTCTACGCGCCGCTCGGGGCCGGGCCCGGCGGCTCGTCGGTCTTCTACGCCGCGACGCTCGAGCGTCCCGAGCGGCACGACCTCGACGACCTGCCCGGCCTGCCCCACCCCGCCGGCGGCTGGCCCGTGGGCTTCGATGCCATGCGGCCCTGGTACGACCGCGCCGCCGGGCTCTACCGCCTGCACGGCACGCCCGATCCGCTCTCGTCCGAGCCCGCGCCGCCGCTGCGCGCGCCGCCGCCGCTCACCGCCACCGAGGCCGCGCTCTTCGCCGCGCTGCAGGCGGGCGGGCTGCATCCCTACCACGCCCACACCGCCATCGACCGCACGCCGGACTGCCTGAACTGCCTCGGCACGAAATGCCCGCGCGCCTGCAAGATGGACGGGCGGTCCGCCGGGGTGGAGCCCGCGCTGGCGACCGGCAACGCCATGCTGCTCGACCGCGCCGAGGTGACGCGGCTGCTCGGGAGCGGCGACCGGGTGGAGGGCATCGAGGTCCGCCGCGACGGCGAGACCCGGGTGCTGCGCGCCCGCAGCTACGTGCTGGCCGCCGGCGCGCTCAACTCGCCGCGGCTCCTGCTCGCCTCGGCCTCCGAGGCATGGCCCGCTGGGGCGGCCAACGGCTCCGGGCTGGTCGGGCGCAACCTGATGTTCCACCTCAACGAGATCTTCGCCCTCTGGCCGCCGCGCGGCACGCCCGACGCGGGCGCGACCAAGGCCGTCGCGCTGCGCGACCTCTACCGCGCCGGCGAAACCCGCATGGGCGCGGTGCAGGCCATGGGCATCCGCGCTTCCTACGGCGAGATCGCCTTCTACCTCGACCGGCGGCTGTCGCGCTCGGCGCTGCGCCGGGTGCCGGGCCGGGGCCTGCTCACCCGCCTTGCCGCCGCCACCGCCGCCAGCCTCCTCGGCCATGCGCAGATCTTCGTCGGCCTGCTCGAGGACCTGCCCTACCCGGAGAACCGCGTGACCCACGATCCGGCGCAGCCGCAGCGCCTTTCGGTCGACTACACCCTGCACCCCGAACTGCTGGCGCGCCGCCGCGCTTTCCGCCGGGCGATCTCGGGCGCGCTGAAGGGCCAGCGCCGGCTGCTGCTCGGGCAGGGTCCCGAGCTGAACTTCGGCCATCCGTCGGGCACGCTGCGCTTCGGCACCGATCCCGCGACCTCGGTGCTCGACGCGGATTGCCGCGCCCACGGGCTGCGCAACCTGCGCGTCGCGGATGCCTCGTTCATGCCCAGCTCGATGGGCGTGAACCCCAGCCTGACCATCGCCGCCAACGCCCTGCGGGTGGCGCATTCCCTGCTCGAGGACCCGGACAGATGA
- a CDS encoding SDR family oxidoreductase, with product MTQLTPDSGIAVVTGAGSGLGRAMAIELARRGFTVAGIGRRRAALEETRAMAGPDRFHPYPADVALPEEVAQAFARIRAERGRIALLINNAATYPRRDLLDESAESFMATVAANLGGTVACSRAALEDMVETGRGRILNVATFADLAPLPASAAYSVSKGAARIFTRALIADLGDRFPGIVIGDWMPGMLKTQMGIPDGLPPEQAAAWGVALAVNADPALTGAVFEMDREILPPRGLKGRLKDLLLLRRRRPRRILP from the coding sequence ATGACCCAGCTCACCCCCGACAGCGGCATCGCCGTGGTGACCGGCGCGGGCTCCGGGCTGGGCCGCGCCATGGCCATCGAGCTTGCCCGCCGCGGCTTCACCGTCGCCGGGATCGGCCGCCGCCGGGCCGCGCTGGAAGAGACCCGCGCCATGGCCGGGCCGGACCGCTTCCACCCCTACCCCGCCGACGTCGCGCTGCCGGAGGAGGTGGCGCAGGCCTTTGCCCGCATCCGCGCCGAGCGCGGCCGCATCGCGCTGCTGATCAACAACGCCGCCACCTATCCCCGCCGCGACCTGCTCGACGAGAGCGCCGAAAGCTTCATGGCGACCGTCGCGGCGAACCTCGGCGGCACCGTCGCCTGCAGCCGGGCGGCGCTCGAGGACATGGTCGAAACCGGCCGGGGCCGCATCCTCAACGTCGCCACCTTTGCCGATCTCGCGCCGCTGCCCGCTTCGGCGGCCTATTCCGTGTCGAAGGGCGCGGCGCGCATCTTCACCCGGGCGCTGATCGCCGACCTCGGCGACCGCTTCCCCGGGATCGTCATCGGCGACTGGATGCCGGGGATGCTGAAGACGCAGATGGGCATCCCCGACGGGCTGCCGCCCGAGCAGGCGGCGGCATGGGGCGTCGCGCTTGCCGTGAACGCCGATCCCGCGCTCACCGGCGCGGTGTTCGAGATGGACCGCGAGATCCTGCCGCCGCGCGGGCTCAAGGGAAGGCTGAAGGACCTGCTGTTGCTGCGCCGCCGCAGGCCACGCCGGATCCTGCCCTAG
- a CDS encoding WecB/TagA/CpsF family glycosyltransferase produces MEFRIGGQRVAITVPTWAALQARVTERLAQRQGFALATINLDHLVKLRSSAKFRAAYAAQDLVVADGNPIVWMSRLAGRPVELIPGSDAILPLARIAAKQGVRVALVGSTPMALSRARSYLEREVRDLSVVAMIAPPMGFDPETPEARAVFDEIVASGAGLCFVALGAPKQEIFGAVGRKLAPGVGFAGIGAGLDFLAGTQPRAPEWTRKLALEWLWRAVNNPQRLGLRYLRCFGILPGQALRALLLRFFTLRP; encoded by the coding sequence ATGGAATTCAGGATTGGCGGCCAGCGCGTCGCCATCACCGTGCCCACGTGGGCAGCGCTGCAGGCGCGGGTGACCGAGAGGCTCGCCCAGCGTCAGGGCTTCGCGCTTGCGACGATCAACCTCGACCACCTCGTGAAGCTGCGCAGCTCGGCCAAGTTCCGTGCCGCCTACGCCGCGCAGGACCTCGTCGTCGCCGACGGCAATCCCATCGTCTGGATGTCACGCCTTGCCGGGCGTCCGGTCGAGCTGATCCCCGGCTCCGACGCGATCCTGCCGCTGGCGCGCATCGCCGCGAAGCAGGGCGTGCGCGTCGCGCTGGTCGGCAGCACGCCCATGGCCCTGTCCCGCGCGCGCAGCTATCTCGAGCGCGAGGTGCGCGACCTGAGCGTCGTCGCCATGATCGCGCCGCCGATGGGCTTCGACCCCGAGACTCCCGAGGCGCGGGCGGTGTTCGACGAGATCGTGGCCTCGGGCGCGGGGCTGTGCTTCGTCGCGCTGGGCGCGCCCAAGCAGGAAATCTTTGGCGCGGTGGGGCGCAAGCTGGCTCCCGGCGTGGGCTTCGCCGGGATCGGCGCGGGGCTGGACTTCCTTGCCGGCACGCAGCCGCGTGCGCCGGAATGGACCCGCAAGCTGGCGCTCGAATGGCTGTGGCGCGCGGTGAACAATCCGCAGCGGCTCGGGCTGCGCTACCTGCGCTGCTTCGGCATCCTGCCCGGGCAGGCGCTGCGGGCGCTGCTGCTGCGGTTCTTCACGCTCCGGCCCTAG
- a CDS encoding Gfo/Idh/MocA family oxidoreductase: MTGTIALLGCGFVADLYMRSLKVMGGITVHSVHDRDTARLTRFCDHWQLRAEPELATFVAGLPEGCVVLNLTNPAEHYALNRALLEAGHHVYCEKPLAMDLAHARELHALADARGLLLASAPCSMLGEAAQTLGHALRSGVAGTPRAIYAELDDGFIPQAPYARWQSESGAAWPHEDEFRVGCTLEHAGYYLTWLISWFGTVRKVIAASAETLPDKAGLGPTAPDLSVATLFFENGPVTRLTCSIVASHGHPIRIFGDRGVLSCDASWNNAAKVRFARRGAVRRRLVESPFPRRIRLKQPTHPKVKRTGAASMNFMLGPAEMLESLCENRPCRLSSDFALHLTEVTLAIQNAGEDAGVQVMTTRCDPMEPMPWAI; this comes from the coding sequence ATGACGGGAACCATCGCCCTGCTCGGCTGCGGCTTCGTCGCGGATCTCTACATGCGCTCGCTGAAGGTCATGGGCGGGATCACGGTGCATTCGGTGCATGACCGCGACACCGCGCGCCTGACCCGGTTCTGCGACCACTGGCAGCTGCGCGCCGAGCCCGAGCTCGCGACCTTCGTCGCCGGCCTGCCCGAGGGCTGCGTCGTGCTGAACCTGACCAACCCCGCCGAGCATTACGCGCTGAACAGGGCTCTGCTCGAGGCCGGGCACCACGTCTATTGCGAGAAACCCCTCGCCATGGACCTTGCCCACGCGCGCGAGCTGCACGCGCTCGCCGATGCGCGCGGGCTCCTGCTCGCCTCGGCCCCCTGCTCGATGCTGGGCGAGGCGGCGCAGACGCTTGGCCATGCGCTGCGCAGCGGCGTCGCGGGCACGCCCCGCGCGATCTATGCCGAGCTTGACGACGGGTTCATCCCGCAGGCCCCCTATGCCCGCTGGCAGAGCGAGTCCGGCGCCGCCTGGCCGCATGAGGACGAGTTCCGCGTCGGCTGCACGCTCGAGCACGCGGGCTATTACCTCACCTGGCTGATCTCGTGGTTCGGCACGGTGCGCAAGGTGATCGCCGCCTCGGCCGAGACGCTGCCCGACAAGGCGGGGCTCGGCCCCACCGCCCCCGACCTCTCGGTCGCCACCCTGTTCTTCGAGAACGGCCCGGTGACGCGGCTCACCTGCTCGATCGTCGCGAGCCACGGCCACCCGATCCGCATCTTCGGCGATCGGGGCGTGCTGAGTTGCGACGCCTCCTGGAACAATGCCGCGAAGGTGCGCTTCGCGCGGCGCGGCGCGGTCCGGCGGCGGCTGGTCGAAAGCCCCTTCCCCCGCCGCATCCGCCTGAAGCAGCCGACCCATCCCAAGGTGAAGCGCACGGGGGCGGCCTCGATGAACTTCATGCTCGGCCCGGCCGAGATGCTGGAGTCGCTGTGCGAGAACCGGCCCTGCCGCCTGTCCTCGGACTTTGCGCTGCACCTGACCGAGGTCACGCTGGCGATCCAGAACGCCGGCGAGGATGCGGGCGTGCAGGTGATGACCACCCGCTGCGATCCGATGGAGCCGATGCCTTGGGCGATCTGA
- a CDS encoding NAD(P)-dependent oxidoreductase yields the protein MGDLTGESRILLTGASGFVGRAVLAEARAQGVQVVAVSRSAAPGQVPQGKGLTWIEADLSDPASIPALRAAAQGCTAAIHAAAHLGSDEGAVSAATIGGTRHLLAALDGLPLHLVLVSSIAVYDTARLSPGSEVTEQTPLESPASARNAYVSGKLTQEALCRASGLPLWILRPGAIFGEGRTWNAHLGPSLGPVLLRVGMKGELPLAHVGHVARRLLQAARRRPDGVRVVNVIDPDRPDRTRFLRAHAASGWPKLVLPLPWPLWMLAARLLAPFAARLPGLLRVPVIKARMMPLRYPDRGLQAALGPLPQPRFGTLMAQSVREGKE from the coding sequence TTGGGCGATCTGACCGGCGAGAGCCGCATCCTGCTGACCGGCGCAAGCGGCTTCGTCGGCCGCGCCGTGCTTGCCGAGGCCCGCGCGCAGGGCGTGCAGGTGGTGGCGGTCAGCCGCTCCGCCGCGCCGGGCCAGGTGCCGCAGGGCAAGGGGCTGACCTGGATCGAGGCCGACCTCTCGGACCCCGCCAGCATCCCGGCGCTGCGCGCCGCCGCGCAGGGCTGCACCGCGGCGATCCATGCCGCGGCGCATCTCGGCAGCGACGAGGGCGCGGTCAGCGCCGCCACGATCGGCGGCACCCGGCACCTGCTGGCGGCGCTAGACGGGCTGCCGCTGCATCTCGTGCTGGTCAGCTCCATCGCCGTCTACGACACCGCGCGCCTGTCCCCGGGCAGCGAGGTGACCGAGCAGACGCCACTCGAGTCCCCCGCCAGCGCCCGCAACGCCTATGTTTCCGGCAAGCTGACGCAGGAGGCGCTCTGCCGCGCCTCGGGCCTGCCGCTCTGGATCCTGCGCCCCGGCGCGATCTTCGGCGAGGGGCGGACCTGGAACGCCCATCTCGGCCCGTCGCTCGGCCCGGTGCTGCTGCGCGTCGGGATGAAGGGAGAGCTGCCGCTCGCCCATGTCGGCCACGTGGCGAGGCGCCTGCTGCAGGCCGCGCGGCGGCGCCCCGACGGCGTGCGGGTGGTCAACGTCATCGACCCCGACCGCCCTGACCGCACCCGCTTCCTGCGCGCCCATGCCGCCTCGGGGTGGCCGAAGCTGGTGCTGCCGCTGCCCTGGCCGCTGTGGATGCTGGCCGCGCGCCTGCTCGCGCCCTTCGCCGCGCGCCTTCCCGGCCTGCTGCGGGTGCCGGTGATCAAGGCGCGGATGATGCCGCTGCGCTACCCCGACAGGGGGCTGCAGGCGGCACTCGGCCCGCTGCCGCAGCCACGCTTCGGCACGCTGATGGCGCAGTCGGTCAGGGAGGGCAAGGAATGA
- a CDS encoding glycosyltransferase: MSLPKIAYLTGEYPRASDTFIQREVAALRMLGHEVLTCSIRTTGPEHLVGPEQREEHARTFRVLAACRSPLRLLRAHARWLRHPSRYLRALSLAWRTAPKGIRGRCFNLIYFAEAGVLASHLAEAGAQHLHNHIAKASCTVAMLASELSGIPYSFTIHGPDIFFEPLHWRIDEKARRARFVACISAFCRAQLMCFAAPGDWDRLHIVHCGIDPARYAPSAHDGQDLLFVGRLAGVKGVPLLLRALASLAPRHPALRLRLIGDGPERAALEAMTRDLGIAGRTEFLGYRSQAEVAEALAGADVFVLPSFAEGVPVVLMEALAAQVPVVTTRIAGVPELVEHGTSGLLVPPGDAEALAAALEVLLADPDRRRAMGAAGRARVEAEFDVTIEAAKLSALFTHGPEARP; this comes from the coding sequence ATGAGCCTTCCGAAGATCGCCTACCTCACCGGCGAGTATCCCCGTGCCTCGGACACGTTCATCCAGCGCGAGGTCGCCGCCCTGCGCATGCTCGGCCACGAGGTGCTGACCTGCTCGATCCGCACCACCGGGCCCGAGCATCTGGTCGGACCCGAGCAGCGCGAGGAGCACGCCCGCACGTTCAGGGTGCTGGCGGCCTGCCGCTCGCCGCTGCGGCTCCTGCGCGCCCATGCCCGCTGGCTGCGCCACCCCTCCCGCTACCTCCGCGCGCTCTCCCTCGCGTGGCGCACCGCGCCAAAGGGCATCCGGGGGCGCTGCTTCAACCTGATCTATTTCGCCGAGGCCGGGGTGCTGGCGTCGCATCTGGCGGAAGCGGGCGCCCAGCACCTGCACAACCACATCGCCAAGGCCTCCTGCACCGTCGCCATGCTCGCGTCGGAGCTCTCCGGCATCCCCTACAGCTTCACCATCCACGGGCCGGACATCTTCTTCGAGCCGCTGCACTGGCGGATCGACGAGAAGGCCCGCCGCGCGCGTTTCGTCGCCTGCATCAGCGCCTTCTGCCGCGCGCAGCTGATGTGCTTCGCCGCGCCCGGGGACTGGGACCGGCTGCACATCGTGCATTGCGGCATCGACCCCGCCCGCTACGCCCCCTCTGCCCATGACGGGCAGGACCTGCTCTTCGTCGGCCGCCTCGCCGGGGTGAAGGGCGTGCCGCTGCTGCTGCGCGCGCTCGCGAGCCTCGCCCCGCGCCACCCGGCGCTGCGCCTGCGGCTGATCGGCGACGGGCCCGAGCGCGCGGCGCTCGAGGCCATGACGCGCGACCTCGGCATCGCCGGGCGCACCGAGTTCCTCGGCTACCGCTCGCAGGCCGAGGTGGCCGAGGCGCTGGCCGGGGCGGATGTCTTCGTGCTGCCGAGCTTCGCCGAGGGCGTGCCCGTGGTGCTGATGGAGGCGCTGGCCGCGCAGGTGCCGGTGGTGACCACCCGCATCGCCGGGGTGCCCGAGCTGGTCGAGCACGGCACCAGCGGGCTGCTCGTCCCCCCGGGCGACGCCGAGGCGCTGGCCGCGGCGCTGGAGGTGCTGCTGGCCGATCCCGACAGGCGCCGCGCCATGGGCGCCGCGGGCCGCGCCAGGGTCGAGGCCGAGTTCGACGTGACCATCGAGGCGGCGAAGCTCTCGGCGCTTTTCACCCACGGCCCGGAGGCGCGGCCATGA
- a CDS encoding glycosyltransferase yields MTPVDVVLIGRNEGARLVAALASVRGQARQVIYVDSGSTDDSLAEARRAGARVVELDLSTPFTAARARNAGFEALDDPQLVQFIDGDCALVPGWLDRARAHLEAHPQTAMVTGWRSEIHRDASLYNQLCDAEWRRPAGVILACGGDMMVRAGAFRAVGGFDPVVIAAEDDEFCTRLRKAGWTLERLPHEMTRHDAAMTRFGQWWRRAVRTGHGFAQVGDLHPEYFTTERRRTLVYALALPLLAIMGAWLFWPLALAALAAYPLNWARTAQGLRRDGLPAPEARRHALLLTLSKFPNLVGMATYHWRRLRQAPMRLIEYK; encoded by the coding sequence ATGACCCCCGTCGACGTCGTGCTCATCGGCCGCAACGAGGGCGCCCGGCTGGTCGCGGCGCTGGCCTCGGTGCGGGGACAGGCGCGGCAGGTGATCTACGTCGACAGCGGCTCGACCGACGACAGCCTCGCCGAGGCCCGCCGGGCCGGGGCAAGGGTGGTGGAGCTCGACCTCTCGACCCCCTTCACCGCCGCCCGCGCCCGCAACGCCGGCTTCGAGGCGCTGGACGATCCGCAGCTCGTGCAGTTCATCGACGGCGACTGCGCGCTGGTGCCGGGCTGGCTGGACCGTGCCCGCGCCCATCTCGAGGCCCATCCGCAGACCGCCATGGTCACCGGCTGGCGCTCGGAGATCCACCGCGACGCCAGCCTCTACAACCAGCTCTGCGATGCCGAATGGCGGCGCCCGGCGGGGGTGATCCTTGCCTGCGGCGGCGACATGATGGTGCGCGCCGGGGCCTTCCGCGCGGTCGGCGGCTTCGATCCCGTGGTGATCGCCGCCGAGGACGACGAGTTCTGCACCCGCCTGCGCAAGGCGGGCTGGACGCTCGAGCGCCTCCCGCACGAGATGACCCGGCACGACGCCGCGATGACCCGCTTCGGGCAATGGTGGCGACGGGCGGTGCGCACCGGCCACGGCTTCGCGCAGGTCGGCGACCTGCACCCCGAGTATTTCACCACCGAGCGCAGGCGGACGCTGGTCTACGCGCTGGCGCTGCCGCTGCTCGCCATCATGGGCGCATGGCTCTTCTGGCCGCTCGCCCTCGCCGCGCTTGCCGCCTACCCGCTCAACTGGGCGCGAACCGCGCAGGGCCTGCGCCGCGACGGCCTGCCCGCCCCCGAGGCGCGCCGCCACGCGCTGCTGCTCACCCTCTCCAAGTTTCCCAACCTCGTCGGCATGGCCACCTATCACTGGCGCCGGCTGAGGCAGGCGCCCATGCGCCTGATCGAGTACAAGTAA